A stretch of the Vigna radiata var. radiata cultivar VC1973A chromosome 7, Vradiata_ver6, whole genome shotgun sequence genome encodes the following:
- the LOC106765422 gene encoding peptidyl-prolyl cis-trans isomerase Pin1 has product MSSSKVGGEIRASHILIKHEGSRRKASWKDPEGRIIKNTTREAAVSQLKALRDDIVSGKATFEDVASRFSDCGSAKRGGDLGPFGRGQMQKPFEEATLALKVGELSDIVDTDSGVHIIKRTK; this is encoded by the exons ATGTCGTCGTCAAAAGTTGGCGGTGAGATTAGGGCTTCGCACATACTAATAAAGCATGAAGGTTCTAGAAGGAAGGCGTCGTGGAAGGATCCAGAAGGACGCATAATCAAGAACACCACAAGAGAAGCTGCGGTTTCTCAGCTCAAGGCCCTTCGCGATGACATCGTCTCGGGCAAGGCAACCTTCGAGGACGTCGCGTCTCGGTTCTCCGATTGCGGCTCCGCCAAACGCGGCGGCGATCTTG GTCCTTTCGGTCGTGGCCAGATGCAGAAGCCTTTTGAAGAGGCAACCCTTGCTCTTAAAGTTGGTGAACTTAGTGACATTGTGGATACCGACAGTGGAGTCCACATTATTAAGAGGACGAAATGA